In Gossypium arboreum isolate Shixiya-1 chromosome 5, ASM2569848v2, whole genome shotgun sequence, a single genomic region encodes these proteins:
- the LOC108452417 gene encoding protein LIGHT-DEPENDENT SHORT HYPOCOTYLS 7-like, which translates to MMSINKGKEIAEGSSRPTPAGAGADQQSPPALSRYESQKRRDWNTFGQYLKNHRPPVALSQCNANHVLDFLRYLDQFGKTKVHLQGCMFFGQPDPPGPCTCPLRQAWGSLDALIGRLRAAYEENGGLPGANPFAGGSIRIYLREVRDSQAKARGIPYKKKKKKKTPLNSNEDTSSFTVRQS; encoded by the coding sequence ATGATGTCAATCAACAAAGGCAAAGAAATAGCTGAAGGGTCTTCAAGACCAACCCCCGCCGGTGCTGGTGCTGATCAGCAAAGTCCGCCTGCTTTAAGCAGGTACGAGTCACAGAAGAGAAGGGATTGGAACACTTTCGGTCAGTACTTAAAGAACCACCGGCCACCGGTGGCACTTTCCCAGTGTAACGCGAATCATGTCCTTGATTTCCTTCGTTACCTAGATCAGTTTGGGAAGACTAAGGTGCACCTACAAGGTTGCATGTTCTTCGGCCAACCTGATCCTCCGGGACCATGTACTTGTCCTCTTAGACAAGCTTGGGGTAGCCTCGATGCTCTCATCGGCCGACTCCGGGCTGCTTACGAAGAGAACGGTGGGTTGCCGGGGGCCAACCCTTTTGCAGGCGGTTCCATCCGGATTTACCTTCGTGAAGTAAGGGATTCACAAGCTAAAGCTCGAGGGATtccttataaaaagaaaaaaaagaagaaaactcCATTGAATTCCAATGAAGATACCTCAAGCTTCACTGTGCGGCAATCTTGA